The following coding sequences are from one Enterococcus sp. 4G2_DIV0659 window:
- a CDS encoding DUF2829 domain-containing protein, with protein MTFEEVLPHIKKGAKAVREGWSGFELYIERRDEIGTSDGTFLQVTPYFLIKTSDEGYSMFSPTPCDVFAEDWKIVAAE; from the coding sequence ATGACATTTGAAGAAGTATTACCTCATATCAAAAAAGGGGCAAAAGCTGTAAGAGAAGGCTGGAGCGGTTTTGAGTTATATATTGAACGTAGAGATGAAATCGGAACCTCAGATGGTACATTTCTCCAAGTAACCCCTTATTTTTTAATTAAAACATCTGACGAAGGATATAGCATGTTTTCACCAACGCCTTGCGATGTATTTGCTGAGGACTGGAAGATCGTCGCAGCTGAATAA
- a CDS encoding YigZ family protein, producing the protein MLESYFTIRSDGESEIEIKKSRFICSLKRVYSEEEAKEFITQKKKEHWKANHNCSAFVIGEKSDIQRSSDDGEPSGTAGVPMLEVLKKQELINVVAVVTRYFGGTKLGAGGLIRAYSHAVSHALTKIGLVEGKLQQELRLTISYPNLGSLQNFMENKPYTLKDTIYGEHVAVICLVDEPKSEEFMAEIVELLNGQVTVEEGECSYHELPITKKEQVDDI; encoded by the coding sequence ATGCTTGAAAGTTATTTTACCATTCGCTCTGATGGAGAAAGTGAAATCGAGATAAAAAAATCGCGTTTCATCTGTTCTCTTAAACGAGTGTATTCAGAAGAGGAAGCCAAAGAATTTATTACTCAAAAGAAAAAGGAACATTGGAAAGCCAACCATAATTGTAGTGCTTTTGTGATTGGTGAAAAAAGTGATATCCAGCGTAGCAGTGACGATGGAGAACCTAGTGGAACAGCTGGTGTGCCTATGTTGGAGGTTTTAAAAAAGCAAGAACTAATCAATGTTGTAGCCGTTGTTACGCGTTATTTTGGCGGAACTAAATTAGGAGCAGGCGGGCTGATTCGTGCATATAGCCATGCCGTTTCCCATGCATTAACCAAGATCGGTTTAGTTGAAGGGAAATTGCAGCAAGAACTTCGCTTAACGATCAGCTATCCCAACTTAGGCAGTCTTCAAAATTTTATGGAAAATAAGCCTTACACTCTAAAAGACACGATTTACGGAGAGCATGTGGCTGTTATTTGCCTTGTTGATGAACCAAAATCAGAGGAGTTCATGGCTGAAATCGTAGAACTGTTAAATGGACAAGTAACAGTTGAAGAAGGCGAATGTTCTTATCATGAATTACCAATCACAAAAAAGGAGCAAGTAGATGACATTTGA
- a CDS encoding DUF7662 domain-containing protein yields the protein MAKERQKKYDSVTHYLATNGGSQVTLTFTQFDELLFPQSGLPKTAQTDIDWWANDYKHPEKGAYGWLNAGYQVVQVNLDKEYVVFNKLLKSSWLFDAKK from the coding sequence TTGGCAAAAGAGCGTCAAAAGAAATATGATAGCGTTACCCATTATTTAGCAACTAATGGTGGATCACAAGTAACTCTAACATTTACCCAGTTTGACGAGTTGCTTTTTCCTCAATCAGGACTTCCCAAGACGGCACAAACGGATATCGATTGGTGGGCAAATGATTATAAGCATCCAGAAAAAGGTGCGTATGGTTGGCTTAATGCAGGGTATCAAGTGGTGCAAGTCAATCTTGATAAAGAATATGTCGTATTTAATAAATTACTAAAATCAAGTTGGCTTTTTGATGCTAAAAAATAA
- a CDS encoding DUF2969 domain-containing protein, with amino-acid sequence MSKKNKDIEVKIEETQKKINGQTLTVNTLIIGKKEIGQVVVQESKKFAVMIDDRHEATVKTLDEAIEYIIRQWNLND; translated from the coding sequence ATGTCAAAGAAAAATAAAGATATTGAAGTCAAAATTGAAGAAACACAGAAAAAAATCAATGGTCAGACGCTTACAGTAAACACACTGATCATTGGCAAAAAAGAAATTGGTCAAGTCGTCGTACAAGAATCAAAAAAATTTGCAGTAATGATTGATGACCGTCATGAAGCAACTGTAAAAACGCTAGATGAAGCGATTGAATACATCATTCGTCAATGGAATTTGAACGACTAA
- a CDS encoding 3-oxoacyl-ACP reductase: MHFDEYVGKTIFVTGAASGIGQAQAIAFVKQGANVVGMDLDEVGLVNTAKKTNDSNGRFTAFTGDVTKTSDIIVAVKKANKLFGAIDILLNTAGILDDYTPTLETSETLWDRVLAVNLKGIFLVTNHILPQMLSQKYGVIINMASIAGMVAGGGGAAYTASKHAIIGYTKQLDHDYIKQGIRANAIAPGAIKTPMNAADFAGDGKMAEWVEKETPAGRWAKPEEVASLTLFLASKQADYIHGTVMTIDGGWLEK, from the coding sequence ATGCATTTCGATGAATACGTAGGAAAAACAATATTTGTGACAGGAGCCGCTTCTGGTATCGGCCAAGCCCAAGCAATCGCTTTTGTTAAACAAGGAGCTAATGTTGTGGGAATGGATTTAGATGAAGTCGGTCTTGTTAACACAGCAAAAAAAACGAATGATTCTAATGGAAGATTCACCGCCTTTACAGGAGATGTTACAAAAACCAGTGACATTATTGTAGCCGTAAAAAAAGCCAACAAATTATTTGGAGCCATTGATATTTTATTAAATACTGCAGGGATTTTAGATGATTACACCCCTACATTGGAAACATCAGAAACTTTATGGGATCGTGTTTTAGCCGTTAATTTAAAAGGAATCTTTTTAGTCACCAATCATATTTTACCTCAAATGTTGTCACAAAAATATGGCGTAATCATTAATATGGCTTCCATTGCAGGTATGGTGGCCGGTGGCGGAGGTGCTGCTTATACCGCTTCAAAACATGCCATCATCGGTTATACTAAGCAATTGGATCACGATTACATCAAACAAGGCATCCGAGCAAACGCCATTGCTCCTGGTGCGATAAAAACCCCTATGAATGCTGCTGATTTTGCGGGTGATGGGAAAATGGCTGAATGGGTCGAAAAGGAAACACCTGCAGGACGTTGGGCAAAACCTGAAGAAGTTGCTTCTTTAACGTTATTTTTGGCTAGTAAACAGGCAGACTATATTCACGGGACGGTCATGACAATTGATGGCGGTTGGTTGGAAAAATAA
- a CDS encoding PTS sugar transporter subunit IIB gives MAKKTIMLVCSAGMSTSLLVTKMQKAADAQGFDADIFAVSASDADNHLESKPVDVLLLGPQVRFMKSDFEKRLEPKGIPLEVINMADYGMMNGEKVLQQALNLIEHN, from the coding sequence ATGGCTAAAAAAACCATTATGCTTGTATGTTCTGCAGGAATGAGTACAAGTTTACTAGTGACAAAAATGCAAAAAGCAGCAGATGCACAAGGATTTGATGCAGATATATTTGCCGTTTCCGCTTCTGATGCGGATAACCATTTAGAAAGTAAACCTGTAGACGTACTATTATTAGGACCTCAAGTTCGTTTTATGAAAAGCGATTTTGAGAAGCGTTTAGAACCAAAAGGAATTCCTCTAGAAGTTATCAACATGGCCGATTATGGCATGATGAATGGGGAAAAAGTTTTACAACAAGCATTGAATTTAATTGAACATAATTAA
- a CDS encoding GntR family transcriptional regulator, whose translation MVSSLPVYIQIHDKIKEDIEHGVWKIGDRLPSERELALQFNVSRMTLRQAIQTLADEGILERKIGSGTYVARKKVQEKMTGTTSFTDIMLSQNRVPSSRTVSYYVAKPSSSEMEKLHLKENEQIVRMERIRFADDLPICFEVASVPYSLVDQYSKAEITNSFYKTLEEKGGNKIGHANQTISAMLASEQIADYLKIKRGDAILRLRQISYFENGTPFEYVRTQYVGNRFEFYLEK comes from the coding sequence ATGGTTTCAAGTTTACCTGTTTATATTCAAATACACGATAAAATTAAAGAGGACATTGAACATGGTGTTTGGAAGATTGGTGACAGACTTCCATCAGAGCGTGAGCTAGCGCTTCAATTTAATGTTAGCCGAATGACTTTAAGACAAGCCATTCAAACACTTGCAGATGAAGGAATCTTGGAGCGTAAAATCGGTTCTGGAACCTATGTTGCTCGTAAAAAAGTCCAAGAAAAAATGACGGGAACAACCAGTTTCACAGATATTATGCTTTCCCAAAACAGAGTACCTTCTAGCCGGACGGTATCTTATTATGTAGCTAAACCAAGCTCTAGTGAAATGGAAAAATTACATCTAAAAGAAAATGAACAAATCGTACGTATGGAACGAATTCGATTTGCTGATGATTTACCAATTTGTTTTGAGGTGGCTAGTGTTCCTTATTCTTTAGTGGATCAGTACAGCAAAGCAGAAATCACTAATTCATTTTATAAAACATTGGAAGAAAAAGGCGGCAATAAAATCGGTCATGCCAATCAAACGATTTCAGCGATGTTAGCATCAGAACAGATTGCGGACTATTTAAAAATCAAGCGCGGTGATGCCATTCTTCGTTTACGTCAAATCTCTTATTTTGAAAACGGCACCCCTTTTGAGTATGTAAGAACCCAATATGTTGGCAATCGTTTTGAATTTTACTTAGAAAAATAA
- a CDS encoding DEAD/DEAH box helicase encodes MQELWGRKVLKKELIDSKRVDQESLRLPTMKEVNGKKIQCLRCGQIHLKSTVRLASRGYYCPECIQLGRVDTGQDFYYLPEPEPVKRSVHFAWEGKLTTGQQRVSDELVASVKKAESRMIWAVTGAGKTEMLFKSIHYSLECGYRVAVASPRVDVCLELFPRIRAVFPDEPTLLLHGKMEESYSYTKLLVCTTHQLLRFYQAFDVLIIDEVDAFPFVDNPLLQFGVRQAIKKKNSLIYLTATPTDELTKKTEQKELETSILPARYHRRILPVPKVKWCYRWQEKIKKGKSPKALEMTIRMLVTRNDVLIFCPSISLMDQLKMAIERKFPEISMDCVHSQDSERLEKVLKMRNKEYRILITSTILERGVTFDGVSVIVLGANHDVFLTSALVQIAGRVDRRKEYTAGEVWFLHDGCTNAMKEAIKQIKKMNALGQEQGLIDEM; translated from the coding sequence ATGCAAGAATTATGGGGAAGAAAAGTCTTAAAAAAAGAACTAATTGATAGCAAACGAGTCGACCAAGAAAGTCTAAGATTACCAACGATGAAAGAGGTAAACGGAAAAAAAATACAATGTTTACGCTGTGGACAGATTCATTTAAAAAGCACTGTACGATTAGCCAGCCGTGGTTATTATTGTCCAGAGTGTATCCAATTAGGAAGAGTGGACACTGGGCAGGACTTTTATTATTTACCAGAACCAGAACCTGTCAAAAGAAGTGTTCATTTTGCGTGGGAGGGAAAATTAACTACAGGACAGCAACGAGTATCCGATGAGTTAGTTGCTTCTGTGAAAAAAGCAGAATCTAGAATGATTTGGGCTGTTACAGGTGCTGGAAAGACTGAGATGTTATTTAAAAGTATTCATTACTCTTTAGAATGTGGTTACCGAGTTGCTGTTGCTTCACCTAGAGTAGATGTCTGTTTAGAACTTTTTCCAAGAATAAGAGCAGTTTTTCCAGATGAGCCGACGCTTCTTCTTCACGGAAAAATGGAAGAAAGTTACTCCTACACTAAATTATTAGTTTGTACGACGCATCAATTATTACGTTTTTATCAAGCCTTTGATGTGTTGATTATTGATGAGGTAGATGCCTTTCCATTTGTTGATAATCCATTACTACAATTTGGAGTACGACAAGCAATCAAGAAAAAAAATTCGCTGATTTATCTAACCGCAACTCCAACGGATGAACTAACTAAAAAGACAGAACAAAAAGAACTAGAGACTAGTATTTTACCAGCACGTTATCATAGAAGGATTTTGCCCGTACCTAAAGTGAAGTGGTGTTATCGTTGGCAAGAAAAAATCAAGAAAGGTAAAAGTCCTAAAGCTTTAGAAATGACAATTCGCATGCTTGTAACTAGGAATGACGTATTAATATTTTGTCCTAGTATTTCGTTGATGGATCAGCTGAAAATGGCTATAGAAAGGAAATTTCCAGAAATATCGATGGATTGTGTCCATTCACAAGATTCAGAACGTCTTGAAAAAGTGTTAAAGATGAGAAATAAAGAATATCGAATTCTTATCACATCGACTATTTTAGAGCGTGGTGTAACATTTGATGGTGTTTCTGTCATTGTTTTAGGTGCTAATCATGATGTTTTTTTAACGTCTGCGCTTGTTCAAATTGCAGGGAGAGTGGATCGCAGAAAAGAATATACGGCAGGAGAGGTCTGGTTTTTACATGATGGTTGTACAAACGCCATGAAAGAAGCAATTAAGCAGATTAAAAAAATGAATGCTTTAGGACAAGAACAGGGATTAATTGATGAGATGTAA
- a CDS encoding TetR/AcrR family transcriptional regulator, whose translation MSKKTDLRVQRTHKMIIQAFVHLVEEKGYDCVTIQDIADEAMINRATFYAHFKDKQDLYEQIFDFAVNAFTSVIDTEQIIVSNRVKVKQIELLLTHIYINIQKNKNFVLTIMDGSSNELLRKRLAEIIYEKYAYIFCTLKITENDIEVPLDFIIEYMTSIFTATLHWWITSDTDMSPNHLARLVIKLVGNGHLTVLGIEIEK comes from the coding sequence ATGTCAAAGAAAACAGACCTTCGAGTACAACGAACACACAAAATGATTATCCAAGCTTTCGTTCATTTAGTAGAAGAAAAAGGCTACGATTGTGTAACGATCCAAGACATTGCAGATGAAGCCATGATCAATCGTGCAACTTTTTATGCCCATTTCAAAGACAAACAAGACCTTTATGAACAAATTTTTGATTTTGCAGTCAATGCGTTTACCTCTGTGATTGATACAGAACAGATCATTGTCAGTAATCGAGTCAAGGTAAAGCAAATCGAGTTGTTACTGACACATATTTATATAAATATTCAAAAAAACAAAAATTTTGTTTTGACCATCATGGATGGGAGTTCCAATGAGTTATTACGAAAACGATTGGCAGAGATTATTTATGAAAAGTATGCATATATCTTTTGTACGTTAAAAATTACTGAAAATGATATTGAGGTACCACTAGATTTTATCATTGAGTATATGACATCCATTTTCACAGCTACCCTTCACTGGTGGATTACAAGTGACACAGACATGTCTCCTAACCACTTAGCTAGGCTTGTTATTAAATTAGTTGGAAATGGTCATCTCACCGTTTTAGGCATTGAAATCGAAAAATAG
- a CDS encoding QueT transporter family protein, producing MNNPNSQTKAWSVLSLTKMAMITALYVIVTLFLAPFSFGAFQLRFSELFNYLPLFNKRYIAAVTIGVAISNFTSPLGLVDVVIGSLSTGIVLLLSYYVTKQLKSPIKKMILTAIICSLSMFTVAGQLTYFYQLPFFYTWLTVGVGELLSMSVGGMLIYWINEKIDLSK from the coding sequence ATGAATAATCCAAATTCACAGACTAAAGCTTGGTCTGTTCTGTCATTGACAAAAATGGCAATGATTACAGCACTTTATGTGATCGTTACACTTTTTTTGGCGCCTTTTAGTTTTGGGGCGTTTCAACTTAGGTTTTCAGAGTTGTTCAACTACCTGCCGCTTTTTAACAAACGCTACATTGCAGCGGTCACTATAGGCGTAGCAATTTCAAATTTCACTTCTCCTTTAGGCTTGGTTGATGTTGTTATCGGCAGTCTATCTACAGGTATTGTTTTACTTTTATCCTATTATGTAACTAAACAGCTGAAAAGCCCGATTAAAAAAATGATCCTGACTGCAATTATTTGTTCATTATCAATGTTTACGGTAGCTGGACAATTGACTTATTTTTATCAGCTGCCATTTTTCTATACGTGGCTGACCGTTGGTGTTGGCGAATTACTGTCGATGTCTGTTGGCGGTATGTTGATTTACTGGATCAATGAAAAAATCGATTTATCCAAATAA
- a CDS encoding 2-hydroxyacyl-CoA dehydratase, whose amino-acid sequence MTIRAGIDVGSTTVKLVIMDEKNHTLFAKYERHYSDVRAATEKVLKEGMTVIGDTTPLTMTITGSGGMGLADVLNISFVQEVIACTKTVEEIIPETDVAIELGGEDAKITFFEGALEQRMNGSCAGGTGAFIDQMAVLLKTDANGVNELAKKYQTIYPIASRCGVFAKTDVQPLINEGAAKEDIAASIFQAVVNQTIAGLASGRKIKGKIAFLGGPLFFMSELRKRFIETLDVQPENVIFPENPQLFVAMGAAIYSEGAKTTTLVELISRLTDGDQEQLKPTDTLEPLFKDTSELNEFRKRHNQARATEKSLAEHRGVTFLGIDAGSTTTKVTLIDEEGNLLFSFYGNNQGQPLETTMTVLKELYQQLPEGVFIGKSAVTGYGEHLIKNALKVDIGEVETMAHYKAADHFQPGVDFILDIGGQDMKAMTIKDGVLSSIQLNEACSSGCGSFIETFAKSLNFDVKDFAIEALSSKAPVDLGSRCTVFMNSKVKQVQKEGASVGDISAGLSYSVIKNAIYKVIKVRRPEELGKKIVCQGGTFYNEAVLRAFELVSEREVVRPSIAGLMGAYGAALIALEDYELGQETTLLGLDELDSFTAEKEFTHCGLCENNCMMTVTIFSDGRQFVTGNRCERGARIKIKREDRRVNLVDYKYRKLFKYRPLKEKDALHGRIGIPRVLNMYENYPLWHTFFTDLGFRVELSPRSNKELYEQGMETIPSDTACYPAKLSHGHIQALIDSKIPMIFYPGVVFERQESLEADNHFNCPIVQSYPDVIKNNVDDIRDGKVDYRNPFINLANEASVANVLSETFADLGISKEQVEKALRHGYEELDAFKEDIRNKGEETLMMLNQKGERGIVLSGRPYHLDPEINHGIADVITQEGFHVLTEDSLSHLSDVGNLRVVNQWVYHSRLYAAARVVAKSKNLELVQLNSFGCGLDAVTTDQVEEIMDQYGKIYTVLKIDEGSNLGAIRIRLRSLKAAVNEREKMNFEPKLKQEEPEKIVFTKEMKKTHTLLLPMLSPIHQSGLVDVALQASGYNVVCLPADDREAVNVGLKYVNNDACYPAIISIGQLVEALESGEYDLNHVSVMMTQTGGGCRATNYIPLLRKALNDAGFPQVPVVSVSMGNKGVESNPGFKFTLPMLKRVAIAFLYGDLFERVVYRTRPYETEVGMIDALHAKWLKQIEKNVRNGSLTLFNRNMKKIINEFDEVPLQDVQKPKVGVVGEILVKYSPTANNDIVRLLEAEGAEAVVPDIVGFMNYSLYNQIWKYENMGMSKQSKMIAQFAIRMIEYVEKPMDKALRSSKRFEGIDSIHELAEDAGKILSIGNHTGEGWFLTGEMIELLKQDVNNIVCMQPFGCLPNHVVGKGVVKELRRQYPKANIAPIDYDPGVSLVNQLNRIRLMMATAHKMMDKKVNS is encoded by the coding sequence ATGACAATAAGAGCTGGAATAGATGTTGGGTCAACAACTGTGAAATTAGTAATTATGGATGAAAAAAATCACACATTATTTGCTAAATACGAACGTCATTATTCAGATGTTAGGGCAGCAACTGAGAAAGTTTTGAAAGAAGGGATGACTGTAATAGGTGATACTACACCACTTACAATGACTATTACAGGATCAGGTGGAATGGGTCTTGCTGATGTATTAAACATTTCGTTTGTGCAAGAGGTAATCGCATGTACAAAAACAGTTGAAGAGATTATTCCAGAAACCGATGTAGCAATTGAATTAGGTGGTGAAGATGCGAAGATTACTTTCTTTGAAGGCGCCTTGGAACAACGCATGAATGGTAGTTGTGCAGGTGGGACGGGGGCATTTATCGATCAGATGGCTGTCTTACTAAAAACAGATGCTAATGGTGTTAATGAATTAGCCAAAAAGTATCAGACAATTTATCCAATAGCTTCAAGATGTGGTGTTTTCGCCAAAACAGATGTACAACCGTTGATTAATGAAGGTGCAGCAAAAGAAGATATTGCTGCAAGTATTTTTCAAGCGGTTGTTAATCAGACAATTGCTGGTCTTGCTTCTGGAAGAAAAATCAAAGGAAAAATAGCTTTTTTAGGCGGACCGTTATTTTTCATGTCTGAGCTTAGAAAACGATTTATTGAAACCTTGGATGTCCAACCAGAAAATGTGATTTTCCCAGAAAATCCGCAATTGTTCGTAGCAATGGGGGCAGCCATTTATTCAGAAGGGGCTAAGACAACAACTCTGGTTGAACTAATCAGCCGATTAACTGACGGGGATCAAGAGCAGTTAAAACCAACAGATACATTAGAACCACTTTTCAAAGATACGTCTGAGTTGAACGAATTTAGAAAGCGGCACAATCAAGCTCGTGCAACAGAAAAATCTTTGGCGGAACATCGCGGTGTCACTTTTTTAGGAATTGATGCAGGTTCCACAACAACTAAAGTGACATTGATTGACGAGGAAGGAAACTTGTTATTTTCTTTTTATGGGAATAATCAAGGACAGCCGCTAGAAACAACGATGACAGTATTAAAAGAGCTGTACCAACAATTACCAGAGGGTGTTTTTATTGGGAAATCTGCTGTGACTGGCTACGGTGAACATTTAATCAAAAATGCGCTGAAAGTAGATATTGGAGAAGTTGAAACGATGGCCCATTACAAAGCGGCTGATCATTTTCAACCAGGCGTTGATTTTATTTTAGATATTGGTGGACAAGATATGAAGGCGATGACGATTAAAGACGGTGTTTTGTCTTCTATTCAGCTAAATGAAGCATGTTCATCTGGGTGCGGTTCCTTTATTGAAACATTTGCCAAGTCGTTGAACTTTGATGTCAAAGATTTTGCGATTGAAGCATTGAGTTCAAAAGCACCAGTAGATCTTGGCTCTCGTTGTACTGTATTTATGAACTCAAAAGTAAAACAGGTTCAAAAAGAAGGTGCTTCGGTTGGTGATATTTCTGCTGGACTTTCCTATTCAGTAATTAAAAATGCGATTTATAAAGTTATCAAAGTGCGAAGACCAGAAGAACTAGGGAAAAAAATCGTCTGTCAAGGTGGCACATTTTATAATGAAGCTGTGTTGCGTGCATTTGAATTGGTTAGTGAAAGAGAGGTTGTTCGACCGTCAATTGCAGGCTTGATGGGTGCTTATGGCGCTGCATTGATTGCTTTAGAGGATTATGAATTAGGACAAGAAACAACTCTTTTGGGCTTGGATGAACTGGATTCTTTTACAGCTGAAAAAGAATTTACGCATTGTGGTCTTTGTGAAAATAATTGTATGATGACTGTTACGATTTTTTCAGACGGTCGACAATTTGTGACAGGAAACCGTTGTGAACGTGGGGCAAGAATTAAAATCAAAAGAGAAGATCGTAGAGTGAATCTAGTTGACTACAAGTATCGTAAATTATTTAAGTATCGTCCGTTGAAAGAAAAAGATGCCCTTCATGGGAGAATTGGGATTCCACGTGTACTGAATATGTATGAGAATTATCCTTTATGGCACACGTTTTTCACTGATTTAGGTTTTAGAGTAGAATTGTCTCCGCGTTCCAATAAAGAATTATATGAGCAAGGAATGGAAACTATTCCAAGTGATACAGCCTGTTATCCTGCTAAGTTATCCCATGGGCATATTCAAGCCTTGATTGACTCTAAAATACCAATGATTTTCTACCCAGGTGTTGTATTTGAGCGACAAGAGTCACTAGAAGCAGACAACCATTTTAATTGTCCAATCGTGCAAAGTTATCCTGATGTGATAAAAAACAATGTTGACGATATTCGTGATGGTAAAGTAGACTATCGTAATCCTTTTATTAACTTGGCGAATGAAGCCTCTGTTGCGAATGTGTTAAGTGAAACGTTTGCTGATTTAGGTATCTCAAAAGAACAAGTCGAAAAAGCGTTACGGCATGGGTACGAAGAACTGGATGCCTTTAAAGAAGATATCCGCAATAAAGGTGAAGAAACATTGATGATGCTGAATCAAAAAGGAGAGCGGGGAATTGTTTTATCTGGACGTCCTTATCATTTAGATCCAGAAATCAATCATGGGATTGCCGATGTAATTACCCAAGAAGGATTCCATGTGTTGACAGAAGACAGTCTTTCTCATTTGAGTGATGTAGGTAATTTACGCGTAGTCAATCAATGGGTTTACCATTCTCGTTTATACGCAGCAGCTCGTGTAGTCGCTAAATCGAAAAATCTAGAGCTTGTTCAGTTAAATTCATTTGGTTGTGGCTTAGATGCCGTAACGACTGATCAAGTAGAAGAAATCATGGATCAGTATGGAAAAATTTATACCGTGTTAAAAATCGATGAAGGGTCAAACTTAGGTGCGATTCGTATTCGGTTGCGTTCATTAAAAGCGGCAGTAAATGAACGGGAAAAAATGAATTTCGAACCCAAATTGAAACAGGAGGAACCTGAAAAAATTGTCTTCACTAAAGAAATGAAAAAGACACATACGTTACTATTGCCGATGTTAAGCCCTATTCATCAGTCTGGATTAGTCGATGTAGCCTTACAAGCATCTGGGTATAATGTCGTTTGTTTGCCGGCTGATGATCGTGAAGCAGTGAATGTGGGATTGAAATACGTGAACAATGATGCCTGTTATCCAGCGATTATTTCGATTGGTCAACTAGTCGAAGCGTTAGAAAGCGGAGAATATGATTTGAACCATGTTAGTGTAATGATGACACAAACAGGTGGAGGATGTCGGGCGACGAATTATATTCCGTTACTTAGAAAAGCATTGAATGATGCTGGATTCCCTCAAGTTCCTGTCGTTTCAGTTTCTATGGGCAATAAAGGCGTAGAATCTAATCCAGGATTTAAGTTTACGTTGCCTATGCTCAAACGTGTAGCTATTGCCTTTTTATACGGTGACCTTTTTGAGCGTGTTGTGTATCGGACGCGCCCTTATGAAACAGAAGTTGGTATGATTGATGCTCTTCATGCCAAGTGGTTAAAACAAATCGAAAAAAATGTCAGAAATGGTTCTTTGACACTATTTAACCGGAATATGAAAAAAATCATCAATGAATTTGATGAAGTACCCTTACAGGATGTTCAAAAACCGAAAGTAGGCGTCGTTGGTGAAATTCTGGTGAAATATTCCCCAACAGCGAATAATGATATCGTTCGTCTTTTAGAAGCAGAAGGTGCAGAAGCGGTAGTGCCTGATATTGTTGGTTTTATGAATTATTCTTTATACAACCAAATTTGGAAATATGAAAATATGGGGATGTCAAAACAAAGTAAAATGATCGCCCAATTTGCAATTCGGATGATTGAATATGTCGAAAAACCAATGGATAAAGCATTAAGAAGTTCTAAGAGATTTGAAGGAATCGATTCGATTCATGAATTAGCAGAAGATGCTGGTAAAATTCTTTCCATTGGTAACCATACTGGAGAAGGCTGGTTCTTAACCGGTGAAATGATTGAATTATTAAAGCAAGATGTTAACAATATTGTTTGTATGCAACCTTTTGGCTGTTTACCTAACCATGTTGTCGGCAAAGGGGTAGTTAAGGAATTGCGTCGGCAATATCCTAAGGCTAATATTGCTCCGATCGATTATGATCCAGGTGTTTCTCTAGTTAATCAGCTGAATCGCATACGTTTGATGATGGCGACAGCTCATAAAATGATGGATAAAAAAGTAAATTCTTAG
- a CDS encoding ComF family protein: MRCNYCSQTINRNLSIKEILLPKKILSEQLCSRCIGKFQLLKKKGACQGCQRQTQKQYCSDCVRWQQLYPNYHFHHEALFSYNQAMQEWFEEYKFRGNYRLRYSFVSFLQAYFKQKKRFIVIPMPISKERMNVRGFNQVEGLLKAAQIPYQPYLNRIVDSVSQVQKTRKERLTLLQPFELTTQGQEAVLNKEVLLVDDIYTTGRTIFHGAQVILENKPAKLYTFSIAR, translated from the coding sequence ATGAGATGTAATTACTGTAGTCAAACAATCAATAGAAATCTAAGCATTAAAGAAATCCTTCTACCTAAAAAAATTTTATCAGAACAATTATGTTCACGATGTATCGGAAAATTTCAATTACTGAAGAAAAAAGGAGCTTGTCAAGGGTGTCAACGTCAGACACAAAAACAGTATTGTAGCGATTGTGTAAGGTGGCAACAATTGTATCCAAACTATCATTTTCATCACGAGGCTCTTTTTTCATACAATCAAGCGATGCAGGAATGGTTTGAAGAATACAAATTTAGAGGGAATTACAGACTTAGATATAGTTTTGTTTCATTTTTACAGGCATACTTTAAGCAAAAAAAGCGTTTTATAGTGATTCCAATGCCAATTTCAAAAGAGCGCATGAATGTCAGGGGTTTCAATCAAGTGGAAGGGTTACTTAAGGCAGCGCAAATTCCATATCAACCGTACCTTAACCGTATCGTTGATAGCGTATCTCAAGTACAAAAAACAAGAAAGGAACGACTAACTCTATTGCAGCCTTTTGAGCTGACCACACAAGGACAAGAAGCAGTCTTAAATAAAGAAGTCTTGCTAGTAGATGATATTTATACAACAGGACGGACGATCTTTCATGGAGCACAGGTTATTCTAGAAAATAAACCAGCTAAACTGTATACGTTTTCTATTGCTCGGTAA